A section of the Candidatus Methylacidiphilales bacterium genome encodes:
- a CDS encoding TMEM14 family protein: MIETTQIYYFVFGVLAILGGIMGFAKKKSMASLVAGGISGVLLLVASSFLHTKLHAALILGLIVCVLLAGRFVPNYIKNKAIMPAGLMSLLSVAGIAITLLAW; this comes from the coding sequence ATGATTGAAACCACCCAAATCTATTATTTTGTCTTTGGGGTGCTGGCCATTCTTGGCGGCATCATGGGCTTTGCGAAGAAAAAAAGCATGGCCTCGCTGGTTGCGGGAGGCATCTCGGGTGTGCTTCTGCTCGTGGCCTCTTCGTTTCTCCATACCAAGCTCCACGCTGCGCTCATCCTTGGGCTGATTGTATGCGTGTTGCTCGCGGGGCGCTTTGTTCCAAACTACATCAAAAACAAGGCGATCATGCCCGCCGGCCTCATGTCGCTCTTGAGTGTTGCAGGGATTGCGATCACGCTGCTGGCTTGGTGA
- a CDS encoding type II secretion system protein, producing MASRRAFTLMELLVVIVIIGVLASLGLPAFNSALQKARNAQSASNLRQIGVALNNYAGDHNNTYPLAGASISYQPEASDPSTWPWQQQIEDYIGRDGKVFKCPNVPNLPYGYYMGVRAAYIDAGNKFAAVNRLRIPQLSKHILAGEALYWASSPTDADQDDYTQTPSFQQNGQPGKKTPILLADGHVDFYDHFDPNVLTANYAGLGTPYPWSP from the coding sequence ATGGCTAGCCGTCGTGCTTTTACCCTGATGGAACTTCTGGTGGTCATCGTTATCATTGGTGTTTTGGCCTCCCTGGGCTTGCCCGCCTTCAATTCGGCCCTCCAAAAAGCACGCAACGCGCAATCCGCTTCCAATCTCCGCCAAATCGGCGTCGCCCTCAATAACTATGCCGGTGACCACAACAATACTTACCCCCTGGCTGGAGCCTCCATTTCCTACCAGCCGGAGGCCAGTGATCCATCAACATGGCCGTGGCAACAACAGATCGAGGATTATATCGGGCGTGACGGCAAGGTCTTCAAGTGTCCCAATGTTCCCAATCTGCCTTATGGTTACTATATGGGCGTTCGCGCCGCCTATATCGATGCCGGTAATAAATTCGCCGCAGTCAACCGCCTGCGCATTCCGCAATTAAGCAAACACATCCTGGCCGGTGAAGCGCTCTATTGGGCCTCATCCCCAACCGACGCGGATCAGGACGATTATACACAGACCCCGTCATTCCAGCAAAACGGACAGCCGGGCAAAAAGACACCCATTCTGCTGGCTGATGGGCACGTCGATTTTTATGATCATTTCGACCCGAATGTCCTAACGGCCAATTATGCTGGTCTCGGGACCCCCTATCCCTGGAGTCCCTGA
- a CDS encoding ATP-dependent 6-phosphofructokinase, with amino-acid sequence MATKRIGVLTSGGDCPGLNAVIRGVVRAAARFNWEVIGFLDGYEGLLSPVRYRVLDRRATAGIMHLGGTILGTTNKGHFVAKVGHGNKASLDPAIIEQTKETLQGLDIEALICIGGDGSLTTALQLFEAGINTIGVPKTIDNDIDATAMTFGFDSAVACVVDALDRLHTTARSHKRVMVLEVMGRYAGWIALNGGLAGGADIILVPEIPFDPEKICQVVRSREADGAFTTMVVVAEGAFAKDGTYVTKDAQGRKGEAALGGIGERVAKIIADNTEKETRSVVLGHLQRGGNPTALDRILGTSFGVAAVDLAAQKKFGYMVNYQNYKIGDVPITQAVGHLKRVQPEAQLVQICREIGVSFGD; translated from the coding sequence ATGGCTACGAAACGAATTGGTGTTTTAACTAGTGGTGGGGATTGTCCGGGCCTCAACGCCGTCATCCGTGGCGTCGTTCGGGCCGCCGCTCGCTTTAATTGGGAAGTAATCGGCTTCTTGGACGGCTATGAAGGCCTGCTCTCTCCAGTCCGTTACCGCGTACTGGATCGCCGCGCCACCGCCGGCATCATGCATCTCGGCGGCACCATCCTGGGTACCACCAACAAAGGGCATTTTGTCGCCAAAGTGGGCCATGGCAACAAGGCATCGCTCGACCCTGCCATTATTGAACAGACCAAGGAAACACTCCAAGGCCTGGATATCGAAGCCCTCATTTGCATCGGCGGCGACGGCTCACTAACCACCGCCTTGCAACTATTCGAGGCCGGAATCAATACCATCGGCGTTCCGAAAACCATCGACAATGATATCGACGCAACGGCGATGACCTTCGGATTCGACTCCGCCGTGGCCTGCGTGGTGGATGCCCTCGACCGGCTGCACACCACCGCCCGCAGTCACAAACGCGTGATGGTATTGGAAGTCATGGGACGTTATGCCGGATGGATCGCCTTGAATGGAGGATTGGCCGGCGGTGCGGACATCATTCTAGTTCCCGAAATTCCGTTTGATCCGGAAAAAATATGCCAGGTCGTACGGTCGCGCGAAGCTGATGGCGCTTTCACAACGATGGTGGTGGTGGCCGAGGGCGCATTCGCCAAGGATGGCACCTATGTCACCAAGGACGCCCAGGGCCGCAAGGGAGAAGCCGCACTCGGCGGCATTGGCGAACGTGTTGCAAAAATCATCGCCGACAACACGGAGAAGGAAACGCGCTCCGTCGTGCTGGGACATTTGCAACGCGGCGGCAATCCAACAGCACTGGACCGCATTTTGGGCACAAGTTTCGGCGTGGCGGCCGTGGACCTGGCTGCCCAAAAGAAATTCGGTTACATGGTAAACTACCAAAATTACAAGATCGGCGATGTGCCGATTACCCAGGCCGTCGGCCACCTCAAACGGGTCCAGCCCGAGGCGCAGTTGGTGCAAATCTGCCGGGAAATCGGGGTCAGTTTCGGGGATTAG